The DNA segment TCGGCGACGATCTGGTCGCCCAGGTCGAGGTTCTGCCGGACGAGCCAGCCATTGTCGTCGAGGCGATTCTTCTGCAGGCCGATTTGCAGGTCGCCCGTGGCGTCTCGAATCGTAAGAAAGGAGAGCTTGCCCATGTCGCGCTTGAGCACGACGCGTCCCGCGACCTTCACGACGTCACCCTCGCCCTCTTGTGGCGGCTGCGGTGCGTCGGCGACGGGCGTGATGCCCGTGGTCCGCCGGCCGTAGATGTCGAGCCCGGCGTCGACGAGCGTCTGACGCTTTTTGCGGCGTTCCTGCTCGTACTCGCTGGCGGAGAGCTCGGGCGTCTCGGTGGCGTCGGCCATGGAACGGGTCGGGTCAAGCGCGTGGCCACGAAGGGCCGATAACAAGGAGGTGTCCAGTCGAACGGAGTCGACGGCCGGGACTGTAGCGGCCGACGCTGCGCCGGCACGCGCGCGGGTCGTCACCACTGCGGACCACACTGCCGACGAGCGCTTCCGCCGACTCCGCAAGTACCGATCTGTCGCGATGCCCCCTGCCGTTGCCAAGCCGAGCTTTGCCAGGCGCTTCGCCGGCTGGGTCATCGGCCTGCCGGGGCAGTCGCTGTTCGCCACGGCCATCCTGCTCTTCGCGCTCGGCAGCCGAACCGCCAGCGGCGAGGCCACGGTCAACGGTGCCCTCGTCGAGACGCGCCACTACCGCGTCCACAGCGACCTGCCCGAAGACGTCGTCCGCGAAATGGCGGCCGAGCTGGAGTGGTGCTACCAGCGGTATGCGACGCGGCTCAGCAGCCTGACGCCGAGGCAGAACTCCGATCGCGATCTGCACGAGGTGCGACTGTTTGCGGACCATGCCAGCTACGTGCGTCACGCCGGCGCGACCAACAGCGGCGGGCTCTACGACTCGCGGCGTCGCCTGCTGCTGGCCTTCCTGGGCGATCGCGGGCGGGCGGGACTCAAGAAAACCCTGCGGCACGAGGCGTTCCACCAGTACGCGTACGAGGCCCTCGGCCCGGGTCTGCCGCTGTGGGTGAACGAGGGGCTGGCCCAGCTTTTCGAGCACGGGGCCCGCGTGGACGATCATCTGCTGCTGGGCGAGCTGCCCGAGGTGCCGCTGGCGATCGTGCAGCGGGCGATGCACGAAGATCGCCTGTTCGACTTCGAGCGGCTCCTGCGGATGAACCAGCGCGAGTGGTTCAGCCTAATGGACGACCGTGAGACCGGCAGCGTGCTCTACGCCCAGACGTGGGCGATGGTGCACTTTCTGGTGTACGCGGCCGATTCGGAGGGTCGGCCGCTGTATCGCGACCGGTTCAACGCGTTCCTCGGCCTCGTCGCCGATGGTCGGCCGGCGATGCCGGCGTTTCGCGATCAGTTCGGCTCGAACCTGCCCGGGTTCCGGAGCCGATTCGAGGCGTGGCTCGTGCAGTGTCGCCCGACGCCCGTCGCGCGCGAACTGGACCGGCACGACGTGCTGGCCCGCATGCTGGGACAGCTGGCGGAGCGCGGCGTGCGGTTCGACCGCATCGGCGACTTCCGCGACCACGCCGTCCGCCACGCGCTTCGGCTGCACCGCGAGGAGGACGGCATCGAGCGCGTCAGCGACCCGGACGTCGAGATCTACTTCAGCGACTCCCGCGGCCGGCCTTTGGGCGTGGATCGGCTTCGTTTCGACCTCGACGTCGCCGGCGAGCTGCCGCAGCTGGTAACGCGTCCCGGCGACGGCTACGTCTATCGCACCCGCTTCCACCGCGACCCATCCCGCGGCGGCCGCATCTTCCACGAGACGTTCATCCACGCGCGGTGACGCCCACAGTCATCCTGAGCGAGCACAGCGAGTCGAAGGACCTCGCCTGACGAACTCGCGAGCGCTGCGTTTCACTGCGAGGTCCCTCGGCTGCGCTCGGGATGACGGAGAGGGTCGACGGTCACGTAGAATCCGCCCGTGGCGACGGCGTACCTCGGACTCGGCTCCAACCTCGGCGATCGGGCGGCCGCCCTGCTGACGGCGGTGTCGCATCTGACCCAAACGCCCGGCATCGAGCTTCGGCAGCTCAGCAGTATTTATGAGTCCGCCGCCGTCGACTCGCCGGCGGACGCGGGGTCTTTTTACAACATGGTGATCGAGGTCGAGACGTCGCAGTCGCCGCGTGAGCTGCTGCGGACGTGCCTGTCGATCGAAGACCGCATGGGACGATTTCGCCCCGCCGGCATCGCGAATGCGGCGCGGGTGATCGACATCGATGTCGTGGCGATCGGTGACGAAGTCATCGCCGAGCCTGACCTCCTCGTGCCACACCGTTTGATGCACGAGAGGCACTTCGTACTGGCACCGCTCGTCGAGATCGCTCCGGATTGGCGGCATCCCGAGCTGCGTCAGACGTCTACCGAACTACTTCTAGCAGCGGAGTCTTCGCCACAGATCGTCCGAGCATCGCCGATCCTTGAGGAAGCGCCGGAGACATCATGAAAGTGCTGCGGACCAAGTCGGACCTCCGCAAAGCTCGGGAAGAAGTACGGGAACGCGGAGCGTCAGTCGGTTTCGTCCCCACGATGGGCGCGCTCCACGTGGGGCATCTGTCGCTCGTCGAGCGGGCGAAGGAGGCGGCCGACGTGGTGGCGGCGAGCGTCTTCGTCAACCCGACGCAGTTCGACGATCCGGCCGACCTGGCTCGGTATCCGCGGACGGAGGCGGAAGACCTGGAGCAGCTCGAAGCGGCCGGCGTCGACTGGGCTTTGCTGCCGGATGCGGCGGAGGTGTATCCGGCGGATCAGCCAGACGTCCAGGTGGCGGTGCCGGCGTTGGCCGGGCGGTTGGAGGGTGCGCATCGGCCGGGGCATTTCGACGGCGTCTGCCGGGTCGTGCTGAAGCTGTTCAACCTCGTCCAGCCGGACGTCGCGGTCTTCGGCGCGAAGGACTTCCAGCAGCTCCGCATCATCGAGGCGATGGTCGACGGGCTCGACCTGCCCATCCGAATCATCCGCGGCCCGACCGTCCGGGAACCCGACGGGCTAGCGATGAGCAGCCGCAATCGACGCCTTTCCGCCGAAGATCGAGTCAAGGCGGTCGCCCTGTCCCGTGCCCTGCTGTCGGCCGAGGGTTCGCCGCGAGAGGTGGAGGCGTCGGTTCGCGTGCAGCTCGGGTCGGCCGGGCTCGACGTCGAGTACGCGGAGGTCGTTGATGAGCGGACGCTCGAACCGGCGACCGCTTTGCCGGCGAGGTTGCTCGCGGCGGTTCGAGTTGGTGGGGTCCGTCTGATCGACAACGTGCCGCTCGTCCGGCCGTAGGGTTCGGGTGCGTGTGGCGTGAACTCTTCACCATTCCAGTGCTCGGGCTGCCGGTGTACGGCTACGGGCTGATGCTCGTGCTGGGCGTCTGGATAGGCGCAGAGGTCGCCAAGCACATCGCCAACAGGCTCGGCCTGAACGGCGATCACTTCGTCACGATGTGCATCGTCGCGTTGGTCTCGGGCGTCGTCGGTGCTCGGCTGAGCCACGTGCTTGAGAACCTGGACGTCTACACCGATTCGAGCCGCTCTGTCGGCGAGAACCTGAGGGCCGCGGTCAACATCACGTCGGGCGGGCTGACCTTCTACGGCGGGTTCATCTTCGCGACGGGCGTCATCCTGATCTATACGAGAATCAAGGGCATTCCGATGCTGCGTGGCATCGACGTCATCGCACCGTGCCTCATGTTGGGCTTGATGTTCGGCCGGGTCGGCTGCCTGCTGAACGGCTGTTGCTGGGGCCAGATCTGCGACCGCGAGGCCGTGCCTTGGGCGATCACGTTCCCTTACGGCAGCCCGCCGTTCGAGGAGCACTATCAGGACGGCGACCTCGACGAAGGCAGCATTCCGGCCGAGCTGTTCCGGACCGTCCCGAACGAAAACGGCATGCTCGTTCAGACGTTGATCGACCCGAAGGACGTTGCCAAGGACGAGCGGCTTTCGGAACTGGCGGCAGAGACGCGGTCACTGCCGGTGCACCCGACGCAGCTCTACAGCAGCCTCAATGGCTTCTTGCTTTTCGGTCTGTCCTTGGCGTACCTGACGCTTCTGCCCGCGCCTGGACGCGTGGCGGCGCTGGTGCTGATGAGCTACGCGCCGGCCCGATTCACGATTGAACTGCTCCGCGTCAACACGCCCCTGGCGGGCGATTTGACCTACTCGATGTGGGTCTCGATTTTCGTCTTCACCGCGGGGCTGGTGCTGTTCTTCGCAGCGGGACGAATCGCGGCCAGGACGGAGTCGATCAGCCCAGCCGCATCGTCGACGACGAGTTCCTGACCCGCCACGGCGATCGGAACGTCGGCCGGCCAGAGCGGGCGAAGCTTCGTCCAGTCCTTGCCCGTCACGACCGCCGACCCGCCGGTGGGAACCGATACGGTGATTCGAGCGACATCGGCCACAGAGAACGGGTGGTGGTCGGGGAATCGAAGCTCGTCGGTGATGTCGATGCCGATCGCGCGCACGTCGGCGGCGAAGGCATGCGGGTTGCCGATGCCGCTCGCGAC comes from the Planctomycetota bacterium genome and includes:
- a CDS encoding OB-fold nucleic acid binding domain-containing protein, which gives rise to MADATETPELSASEYEQERRKKRQTLVDAGLDIYGRRTTGITPVADAPQPPQEGEGDVVKVAGRVVLKRDMGKLSFLTIRDATGDLQIGLQKNRLDDNGWLVRQNLDLGDQIVAEGPIGLTKTGQPTVWATSVSMASKSLVVPPDKHKGLADPELRYRQRYVDLWANPESMEVMQKR
- a CDS encoding DUF1570 domain-containing protein; the protein is MPPAVAKPSFARRFAGWVIGLPGQSLFATAILLFALGSRTASGEATVNGALVETRHYRVHSDLPEDVVREMAAELEWCYQRYATRLSSLTPRQNSDRDLHEVRLFADHASYVRHAGATNSGGLYDSRRRLLLAFLGDRGRAGLKKTLRHEAFHQYAYEALGPGLPLWVNEGLAQLFEHGARVDDHLLLGELPEVPLAIVQRAMHEDRLFDFERLLRMNQREWFSLMDDRETGSVLYAQTWAMVHFLVYAADSEGRPLYRDRFNAFLGLVADGRPAMPAFRDQFGSNLPGFRSRFEAWLVQCRPTPVARELDRHDVLARMLGQLAERGVRFDRIGDFRDHAVRHALRLHREEDGIERVSDPDVEIYFSDSRGRPLGVDRLRFDLDVAGELPQLVTRPGDGYVYRTRFHRDPSRGGRIFHETFIHAR
- the folK gene encoding 2-amino-4-hydroxy-6-hydroxymethyldihydropteridine diphosphokinase, with translation MATAYLGLGSNLGDRAAALLTAVSHLTQTPGIELRQLSSIYESAAVDSPADAGSFYNMVIEVETSQSPRELLRTCLSIEDRMGRFRPAGIANAARVIDIDVVAIGDEVIAEPDLLVPHRLMHERHFVLAPLVEIAPDWRHPELRQTSTELLLAAESSPQIVRASPILEEAPETS
- the panC gene encoding pantoate--beta-alanine ligase, giving the protein MKVLRTKSDLRKAREEVRERGASVGFVPTMGALHVGHLSLVERAKEAADVVAASVFVNPTQFDDPADLARYPRTEAEDLEQLEAAGVDWALLPDAAEVYPADQPDVQVAVPALAGRLEGAHRPGHFDGVCRVVLKLFNLVQPDVAVFGAKDFQQLRIIEAMVDGLDLPIRIIRGPTVREPDGLAMSSRNRRLSAEDRVKAVALSRALLSAEGSPREVEASVRVQLGSAGLDVEYAEVVDERTLEPATALPARLLAAVRVGGVRLIDNVPLVRP